GCAACCTGGGCGACTGCCTTGATCCGAGGTACCCCGCTGAACTGGTCAGCATGACAATAGGCTGTGATCGGGCCTTCGTAATCCGTCTCGCAAAGCCACTGCAGCGTCTCGGCAGCAGGCACGATTCCGGTTGAACCGGGGATTAATCGTTGTTGCTCGGTGATTGAGTCCATGGACACATCCGTGGGAACATCAGCGATTCTTACACAGGTGATCTGCTCGGGAGACAGCTGTTTAATCGTCTCAAGGGTAGCGCCACTGACGTGCCAGTGCCACAGGTCCAAACAGATGCCAACGTTGTCACTCACGATCGTTTGCACGAGTGCCAAGAGTGTTTCGTGGGTGGTAATGAACTGTGTTTCATAGGCGGCTCGACTTGCGATCGGAGCCAAGAAACCGAGTCCCAGTCGGATGCCGGATTCTTTGAGGATCTCGGCGATTTCTGTGAATCTTTCGCGATGAAATTCGAAATCTTCGTGGTAGGCGCGCTGCTCACAATAGGGGGGAACGATTGCCGTGCAATGGGTTGCTCCCAGTGACGCGGTTGTCGCAGCAATCTCTTTCAATGTGGCCAAATCTTGTTGATATTCTGCATCTGCCGCAGTCCACCGGACGGGTAGTTCAAACCCGCCAATACGAATATTTGCACTTTGGAGGAACCGGACGGTCTGGTCACGTCCTCTTGTCAGTGTTGCGTCGCTCCATGCTGCGACGTTGAGATCAAGACCGCCATATTTGTAGGTCAAAGCCAATTCGATTAGCTCATTTGGGCGGGCAGAGATTCCCAGCGACTCAGCATTTAGACTCTTATACATTCTCAGTTTCTCTCCGTAGTCCTCGGCGAAGCAGTGAATTATTTATCGATTTCCACCATTCCCTTGTGAACTACGCATTATGTCAGACTTATCTATCTGTTCCTAGGGGACATTCGCTACCTCCCCGCGTCGGAGCAATCTGCAAGATCGGTGTAACAGAACTGTTCGGCGAAGTTTCTGGTTCGCTGGCTGCAAGCAGTCGATCGTCAACTAAGCTTTAGCTGCGTCGCCGCACGATCATTTGTGGTTAATCCAGAGCAGAGAAAAGGACAGCGATGAATTGGTGGGAAGCAATTGTGTTAGGGATTGTCGAGGGATTCACGGAGTATCTCCCTGTCAGTTCCACCGGACATTTAATTCTGACCCAACGCATGTTGGGGATTGAACAGACCGAAGCGTCCGACTCATACGCCGTCTGCATTCAAGCCGGTGCCATCATCGCCGTCGTGGGACTTTATTGGCGTCGGATTCGTGACATGTTGATCGGAATCGGCTGCAAATTGACCGGGCGTGAATCGGACGGGCACGGATTTCAATTGGCGGTCAATATTATTGTGGCGTTTTTGCCAGCTGCGGTGATTGGCTTGTTGTTCGACGATATGATCGAAGCGATGCTGTTTGGCTTGTGGCCGATCGTGTTTGCGTGGTTTGTCGG
The sequence above is drawn from the Pirellulaceae bacterium genome and encodes:
- a CDS encoding TIM barrel protein — translated: MYKSLNAESLGISARPNELIELALTYKYGGLDLNVAAWSDATLTRGRDQTVRFLQSANIRIGGFELPVRWTAADAEYQQDLATLKEIAATTASLGATHCTAIVPPYCEQRAYHEDFEFHRERFTEIAEILKESGIRLGLGFLAPIASRAAYETQFITTHETLLALVQTIVSDNVGICLDLWHWHVSGATLETIKQLSPEQITCVRIADVPTDVSMDSITEQQRLIPGSTGIVPAAETLQWLCETDYEGPITAYCHADQFSGVPRIKAVAQVAKALDNLLAPAPECSEEEVESAAAAQ